One stretch of Paramormyrops kingsleyae isolate MSU_618 chromosome 4, PKINGS_0.4, whole genome shotgun sequence DNA includes these proteins:
- the LOC140588799 gene encoding uncharacterized protein, translated as MDSAAEMREGALQEHEEKFQTPSCSETSCHTNQKPSQQGVGEVKKEEGEFLISEVEGTASESPYKMKGTAVQDVTEEELTGSLSLHTDGRSKECVKPPNPARTVDESSQTFACSQDPFSYTADIDLHRHIKRSHPKEYVRQLRTGSVNTTQDSPTSLGFEILKKHQQIHTGERPYQCSQCGKNFSRLAHLKRHQRIHTGERPYQCSQCEKSFSQSGNLKNHQLIHTGEMPYQCSQCGQSFSRLAYLKTHQRIHTGERPYQCSQCGKSFSRLVYLKRHQRIHTGERPYQCSECGKSFSELGSFKKHQLIHTGEKPYQCSQCGKSFSRLVYLKTHQRIHTGERPYQCSECGKSFSELGSLKKHQLIHMGEKPYQCSQCGKSFRHLGTLKKHQQIHTGERPYQCSQCGKSFRHLGTLKKHQQIHTGERPYQCSQ; from the exons ATGGATTCGGCTGCAGAGATGCGAGAAGGTGCACTACAGGAACATGAAGAGAAGTTC CAGACGCCTTCCTGCAGTGAAACCAGCTGCCACACGAACCAGAAACCTTCCCAGCAGGGAGTCGGAGAGGTTAAAAAAGAGGAGGGAGAATTCCTGATATCTGAGGTTGAAGGGACTGCGAGCGAGAGCCCCTACAAG ATGAAGGGCACAGCGGTTCAGGATGTGACTGAGGAGGAGCTGACTGGTTCCCTTTCGTTACACACTGATGGGAGGAGCAAAGAGTGTGTGAAACCTCCAAACCCAG CAAGGACAGTGGATGAATCCTCCCAAACCTTCGCTTGCTCTCAGGATCCATTCTCCTACACTGCAGACATTGACCTGCACAGACATATCAAAAGATCTCACCCCAAGGAGTATGTCAGACAGCTGAGGACTGGATCTGTCAACACAACCCAGGATTCACCAACTTCTTTAGGATTCGAAATCCTAAAGAAGCaccagcagattcacacaggagagaggccttaccagtgctcccagtgtgggaagaacTTCAGTCGATTAGCACACCTAAAGAGACatcagcggattcacacaggagagaggccctaccagtgctcccagtgtgagaaGAGCTTTAGTCAGTCAGGAAACCTCAAGAATCACCAACTGATTCACACGGGAGAGatgccctaccagtgctcccagtgtgggcaGAGCTTCAGTCGATTAGCATACCTAAAAACACATCAGCGGATTCACAcgggagagaggccctaccagtgctcccagtgtgggaagagcttcagtcgatTAGTATACCTAAAGAGACatcagcggattcacacaggagagaggccatATCAGTGCTctgagtgtgggaagagctttagtgagttagGAAGCTTCAAGAAACACCAACTGATTCACACGGGAGAgaagccctaccagtgctcccagtgtgggaagagcttcagtcgatTAGTATACCTAAAGACACatcagcggattcacacaggagagaggccatATCAGTGCTctgagtgtgggaagagctttagtgagttagGAAGCCTCAAGAAACACCAACTGATTCACATGGGAGAgaagccctaccagtgctcccagtgtgggaagagcttcagacatttaggaaccctaaagaagcaccagcagattcacacaggagagaggccctaccagtgctcccagtgtgggaagagcttcagacatttaggaaccctaaagaagcaccagcagattcacacaggagagaggccctaccagtgctcccagtga